In Bacillota bacterium, the DNA window ACGTCCTCGATGCCGCGCCCCCAGTCGACCACCTCCACCTCCACCCGGTCCTCGTAGAGGAGGCCGCGCACCTGGAGGAGGCGCTCCTCCTCCGCCACCTCCGTGCCGGCGTAGGCGTGCAGGACGACGTTGGTCACCGCCTCGGAGACGGCCACCTTCAGCTCCTCGACGTCGCTGACACTGAAGGGCAGCTGCGCGGCGAAACCCGCCACCACCAGCCGGGCCAGGCCCACGTTCTCCGGCAGCGCGGGCATCTCCAGGACGAAGCGGTTCCTCTCAGACACCGCCCCGCACCCCGTCGCCGGGCGCCACCGGCGGCGCCTCCAGCACCTCCAGCGCCCGCGTCAGGCCGGCCAGCTCCAGGATGGAGCGGAGTCGTCCCTCCGGCACGGTCAGCCGGAGCCCTCCCCCCCGCTCGCGCAACGCGCGGTGCCGCCCGAGCAGCGCCCCCAGGCCGCTGGAGTCGATGAAGGCGACGCCTGAGAGGTCGACCAGCACCCGGCTCACCCCGTAGCGCGCCACCACTGCCTCCAGCCGTTCCCGGAAGAGGGGAGCCGTGTGCAGGTCCATCTCTCCCTCCAGGTAGAGGATCACCTGGCGGCCGTCGAAGCTCTCGCGGATCTCCATCGGCGGACCAAGCCCCCTCCCCACCTCCTTTCGGCGGGGAAGGGGGCCTTTCCTGGCGCGGCGGGCCGGCGGCGGGCGCGGGCCGGCACGGGACGCGACGGCCTTCGCCCTGCCTCGCCGCGTCTCGACGAGGGAACGGCGGCGCGTGGGAACGGGGGCGGCCGCCCGGGTTCAGGGCCAGAGGCGGCTCCAGTTGAGGCGCAGACTGGGCCAGAGGCCCAGCGCGGGCACGTCGCCTGCCGCCAGGAGCGGGACCTCCTCGACCCGCCGCTTCCCCAGGAAGAGCTCCAGCCGCCCCACCGGCTGCCCCCGGCGCACCGGCGCGCGCAGGCGCGGCGGCAGGCGGAGCTCGTGCCGCACCGGCGCCTGCTCCGTCCGCGGCAGCGTCAGGACCACGTCGCGCGCGCTGGCGACCGGCACCGCCGGCGCCCCGCCGCGGTCGACCGGCACCCGAGCCAGCGTCTCCCCCTGGCGGGCCACGGCCACCGTGCGGAAGCTGTTGAAGCCGTAGTCCAGCAGCCGGTAGATCTCGCGGTTCCGTTCCTCGGCCGTGGGCGCGCCCATGACCACCGCGATCAGCCTCTGCCCGTCCCGCTCGGCGGTGGCCACCAGGCAGAAGCCGGCCTCGCTGGTCCAGCCGGTCTTCAGGCCGTCCATCCCCGGATACTCGATCACGCCGCGGTT includes these proteins:
- a CDS encoding STAS domain-containing protein, translating into MEIRESFDGRQVILYLEGEMDLHTAPLFRERLEAVVARYGVSRVLVDLSGVAFIDSSGLGALLGRHRALRERGGGLRLTVPEGRLRSILELAGLTRALEVLEAPPVAPGDGVRGGV
- the spoIIAB gene encoding anti-sigma F factor, which produces MSERNRFVLEMPALPENVGLARLVVAGFAAQLPFSVSDVEELKVAVSEAVTNVVLHAYAGTEVAEEERLLQVRGLLYEDRVEVEVVDWGRGIEDVARAREPAFTTAADRMGLGFAFMESFADQVEVDSRPGQGTRVRLVKRLEAEASRPAGATGTAG